Part of the Virgibacillus natechei genome is shown below.
AATTGTATTTGCGAAAACTTCCAAGGCAGCATCCCGAATGTCCGATGTGATGCGGAGGCAGGCGATTGATAGAAGTTATTTAGCTGTTGTAAGAGGGGGTCCTGATAGAGAACAAGCAAAATTGGAGCATTTTCTGAGCAAAAATCAGCAGGAAAATAAAGTATATGCGGTTCCGTCCCATCATAAACAAGCCAAGAAGGCATTACTTTCTTACAAAACGTTAGCCCAAACGAAACAATTGAGTCTGTTATCGGTTCAACTTCAAACTGGGCGATCGCATCAGATACGTGTTCAGCTAGCAGAAACTGGAACCCCAATCTATGGGGATCAAAAATATGGATATCATGTAAACCAGCCTGGACAGCAAATTGCTTTATGGGCGCATTCTTTATCCTTCGAACACCCAACGAAAAAGGAAAGGATTACAGTTGATTCGCTTCCACCAAGAGAATATCCCTGGAACCTTTGGCAGGATGTGTATCCAAATAAGAACCGTTAATTAGTCTAGCATGGTTTAACAGCTGAAAGGCGTTTCTTAATCTAGGTATATCCTTCTTATGGTTTATATAATGAATAATTAATCAAACGTTTGATTTAAGTGTGAAATGGGCGCTATGCATCAGGGATTTCCCTCACTACGTTAAAGCACTAGCGTGGCGGGGGACAGGTGTCTATTTAATCCAAGTGAGGAATGGTGCTCATTATTTCTGCCATAGTGAAAGATATACACGGGACGTGGGGAGAGGTTACTTGCTCGTCTTTCTGGAAAATATCTATCAGATTATACTGTTCCTCGTGTAGGGAATATTGTTCTAAAATACCTGTCTTAGGTTCTACTATCCAATATTCGGGAATGTGGGAGTTTGCATACGTATCTAGCTTGTCAATTTTATCCCGTTTTAATGTAGATGGGGAAAGGATCTCTACAACAAGATCGGGAGGCCCTATTACACCGCGATTGCTTAAAATATTCATTCGTTCTCGGTGAACAAGTATAAGATCAGGCTGTCTTACTTCATTATTAGCCAATATGACATCAACAGGAGCATATAAAATAATATAAT
Proteins encoded:
- a CDS encoding RluA family pseudouridine synthase, with amino-acid sequence MKIPILYEDNHLLIVEKPINIPVQADNTRDKDLLTLLKQDIKVRYQKPGNVFLGLVHRLDRPVGGVIVFAKTSKAASRMSDVMRRQAIDRSYLAVVRGGPDREQAKLEHFLSKNQQENKVYAVPSHHKQAKKALLSYKTLAQTKQLSLLSVQLQTGRSHQIRVQLAETGTPIYGDQKYGYHVNQPGQQIALWAHSLSFEHPTKKERITVDSLPPREYPWNLWQDVYPNKNR
- a CDS encoding Uma2 family endonuclease, whose protein sequence is MSDKKNSHQQNSSTDLIKESNLTYDDYASIDDGNRYELVNGKLELMSPAPTVTHQMISFQMQKDIAKSCESDYIILYAPVDVILANNEVRQPDLILVHRERMNILSNRGVIGPPDLVVEILSPSTLKRDKIDKLDTYANSHIPEYWIVEPKTGILEQYSLHEEQYNLIDIFQKDEQVTSPHVPCISFTMAEIMSTIPHLD